Within Carassius gibelio isolate Cgi1373 ecotype wild population from Czech Republic chromosome A21, carGib1.2-hapl.c, whole genome shotgun sequence, the genomic segment ataaacacatttctggCTGTGATCATATTATTGGAAGGTATAAAAACTCTTATTATGTGAGAATACTTTGCAAAAAGATTTAGAGACGCACCTTGATTTTTCAGTGGCAAAGGCATTGTCTCCCTGAGTTTGCTTAGAAGGTTTCTCATTTCTCGCATATCACTGAGAAAGAAATTTCACAACATAGGATGTCAATTGAGATTACAGTTAATAGGATTTATAGTACAAGTCAAGTAATTAAGGACTCCATTAAATTGGTGGACAAGCATTTTATATACATCATCAtttaaaattttagattttttttaaaaatacttaaattaaatgttttaaagaagtcgattctgctcaccaaggttgattttacttgattaaaaatacagtaaaatcaggagtattgtgaagtattactaaatttttaagtgttttctattttaattttttttttttttttatcctgtgatggcaaagctgaattttcagtaaaCTTACTTCAGTTTTTAGGGTCTCAtggatcctacagaaatcattccaaGATGCTAATTTGGTActcaaacatttctgattattatcaatgtaaaaaatgTGTGCTGCAATATATATGGTGGAAACCAcgggatataaatatatattttttttcagcaattatttatacattagtctgaaataaaaatcggtaacattctaaatgcatttactgtcacctttgataaATTTTATGCGTCCTTGATGaataataaagtacattttgttctcaaagaataaataaatactgacgcCCAACATTTTAATTGTAGCTTGTTTAGATATTGGGGAAAATGCAATGCTTAATCTGGCCACTCTATCAagggaagccccgccttctgagtAAAAGAGCCAATGGTTAATCTGTAAAGTCATAgcatcactgcagctgctgttgctatagaaacagctTTCTGAGACAAACACTAAGACTTgcctgaaaaataagctttttttaacGCTATTGTAGTAtaacaaacaacatttttgaggcagttgtcagatttcattagtgatttcaaatttgaaattagtgaacaattttttttttgtagaatttgatgtttccacattcaaagagataggagctgcactttGCATGCCCTAGaggcgtttcaaagatggccgatGAGTGAAATGACTCATCTTAAAGGGACTTTGGTAGGTTTATATCCCTATAAAGTAAATTAATTTGGAAAAATTGGAAGCTATCTTTGCTAATCTATtcatcctgtttgtttgtttgttaccgCTCTATATTCTCAATGTCTGTGCACACGACCCAGGAATCCTGTGGGAAATCCACAGGTGACGATGATCGATCATCCAGCATCGGCACATCAGAGCTTTCGTCGATCTTGCAGTCCATGTTTGGCTCTGGACACACATCATTTCCTGAAGCAAGTGAAACAAAACAGGGCAAGATGCTTTTATAAAGTTGTGcgttttttgtctgtgtgttttctttttttctttctttttttgcttaCAATAACCAAAACAAATGAATGCTCAAAAGTgctgttttatgcatttattgtgcCATCCCTGCCACCTTCAAACTGTCAGTATTATTTCACCATAACTGTATGTACTCATGTCTGCTTATGTAAAGAATCTGCTGTCCTCTGCTGGCTGTCATTGACACAACACCTTTCCTATGGAGCTGCAGAACACCCAACAGACACATAGACTTGAGCATCTCTGTAATGTACATCTCCAGGCAGCACTGAAGCTGGATGAACAATCGGCATATTTCTGGGTGGATTTCGCCATCCTCTGGCCTAAGACAAGCATAGAGAGAAAACCACATTAAATTTCATCTTACAGCCGTGTTCTCAAAACTACACGGCTTTTCTAACATACATGCTTACCCAGAGATTGCGATGAGGTTTTGATAGGCAGCCTGGGCTACAGCGCATCCTTTAATTCGAGTCTTGTGCATCTGAGCCCTTAAAGAAGGACAGTCGATTGTATTCTCGCCTATGGAGATGACCTGCTCACGATGGAGAGCCACAAGAGTGTTGAACTCCTGAACGGTCTAAAAATTGAGACAAATCTTGCTCAGTCTATTTTTAGAAAATCAATGTGTGTAGATTTAGCTACCGGCCATGTTTTGGATAGGTAGGTGGTTTGGTTGGTAGACCATCTTGGACCAGCACCAAACCAGTTACCAGCTGGTCAAGGGTTAGGGCTAGAAGGGATACATCTACTACAAGATTGtcctactgggcatgcgcacatcaatattgcatCATTTTTGTCACGCTGAACAACAATTAGTTACAGTATTTGCATTATTGTGAGGTTAGCCTTCGGGTTGGGGTAGGAGTagatgttaataaaacacaatctaataggtagcAAGTTTAAGTTATTGTTATTTTCAgactgtagctgtatcccttttAGCAACAAGCCTGATCAAGCTGTCATTTGGAACATAATAGCTGGTTGTTCATTTTGAATTAACTAGAAACCAGTGTTCCAAAACACAGCTAGCAGCTTAAACTGGATTTTCCAGCAGGGTAAACACGAGTTTAGCTGTCATCATCTAGATGCCACATAGCAACACATGGGGTTGTGGGGAGGAATCAGTCTAAGAGAGGAATGTAATTTCTAAACAATGGTGCAATATGAAAACACAAATAGCAAATGATAAACATAATGACACCAACTGCCTTGTTAGGAATTCACAAGCAGAGATCCAATAATTAATCATTTCAATAGGCACACCACATCCCCAGGACGTTGTCATTTAGTATGTGTTAGTATCAATTTCGATGGGCTACAGACTTACTGCAATTATTCGCAAATACTGTTAAAGCTAAACCTGTCGATTTGCATATAATTGACAATAAGCTAAATgtttagacaaaaacaaaaaaaaaagactttccaAAAATAGCATCCGCATTAGAGTGACGGCGGTTGTCCAAAAGCACTCTCACCGTTCTACAGTCATCCATCGCCCGCTGAGCTTTCCGCGTGCTCTCGGTGCTCTCTCGGCGTTCCGGATCCCTCACCGAAGTCTTGCCGATTTGAAAAATGTTGGCTGCGGATCTGGGGCGGTTCTTTCGCCCGTTCGGTGCAGAACACATGCATACGCATCCACGAATAAAACCTCCTCAATAAGAAAATGTCTTTAATCCGTCTGTCCTCGATGAGAAGGAGAGGTCGAGCCTTGGATGCCGATTGTTTCGATGATTAGAGTGATGTGACGGAGCCGAGCGAGCGTCCGCGATGCTTCCTCTGCATCTCCCGCACCAACAGGCGAGTCACCTTCACCCCTGTCGAGGGCCGAGCGCCGCTGGAACACCACAGCTGCGGGCTTTAAGATCCATGAAACGACATGTTCGTCGAAGAAACACAATtgctttgtgtgaggaaaaaTAAATAGTCATGATTTTATTTGTAAGCGCCGTCTCAAACATTCTATCACTGCTTGATATTTTGGTAATGTTGGACAAAGAACTGCAGTAGGCTAAGTCCAAACCCCTTTTTGAAACTGTTAAAACACCTTTAAAGACACTAATTAGAAAACAATACGTAGTTAGGTTGTCACACAAAATACCccccaaaataatgtttttaaagcatCTAAACGCTCCAATAGCAAATGAAAAAGAGTCAGCTTTTTCAAGTGTACAGACGAACAAAGCTTTATACCCTGaattattgctttttttattttctactgCATTATACCGTTTACAGGTCAAATAGACATATGATATTTAGGTAATTGCTTAACGTGATAGCTATGTATTGCACAAACCCTGTGAGACCTAAAACACACAAATGATTCCCACAGGaagaaaagcattttaatatttcatcatattttaaGGCAACATTGAAATAAAAGTATGAGGCACTTGATGAGATGTCCTGTCAACAACATTTTGTCCAGCACAGCAAAGTGAGATTTAATACATCAGAGGAGGAGGAAGTAGCAAAAAGAGGCCACAAAAGATGAGGAACGCCATCACCCAGTGCAGAGAGTGGATGGAGATGATAACAAAGTCGATGTCAAATGGCCAGCCCCACATGTCCCCCAGATCCAATGCATCCAGGCCAAATGCTCTGTGGGGAAATTGCCGGCGACTGGCAGGTCCTCCGTGTCTCTGAAATCCTGAAATGGCAAAGAACAATGAAATAAATTTGCAACTtgtaataaaaactttattatgCCTAGTGTCAAATGACATATGACAAACCCCAAAAGATGTGGAAATGCTTTGGACAGTTGGGCAGGGGCCACTTGGAATAGTTGGTTTTCTGAAAAGTCTTGTGTGTTGACTGATACACTTTTGGGAagcaaaaaagttttattaagcTCTGAAACAAGAGGTTCATAAGGTGGTGACATAAAGTTCTTCCCAATTATatgatttgacattttttttaatcatttttatgagTTTATCTGTTCGACTAACCTTCCTGAAAGAGCACATGGGATATGAGGGTCCTACAGAGTGGACAGAGGGTATTATTTGGCCTGTTCTTAGCCAGAGTTCTCAAACAGGGCTCACAGAACACATGACTGCAAGGATGGCACTTGTAAGGGCTGTAATATACGTCTAAACACACAGCACATGTGTATCCCTTCCTCTCTTCATCATCGCTGCCCGTTAGGTCCCATTTCATAGCCTGACAGATAGAAGCAATGCATAAAACAATGAAGAACTGAAACGctagattaaaaatatatatactacagCAAAATGAAACCTGTTGGAAGAGCCAAATGCAGCTGTGAATGGCTTATTCAGATCCTCAGGATTCTTGCAGCAG encodes:
- the rgs7bpb gene encoding regulator of G-protein signaling 7-binding protein B, translated to MCSAPNGRKNRPRSAANIFQIGKTSVRDPERRESTESTRKAQRAMDDCRTTVQEFNTLVALHREQVISIGENTIDCPSLRAQMHKTRIKGCAVAQAAYQNLIAISGPEDGEIHPEICRLFIQLQCCLEMYITEMLKSMCLLGVLQLHRKGNDVCPEPNMDCKIDESSDVPMLDDRSSSPVDFPQDSWVVCTDIENIERDMREMRNLLSKLRETMPLPLKNQDDSSLLNLTPYPLVRQRKRRCRLCCLVSG